A portion of the Sabethes cyaneus chromosome 3, idSabCyanKW18_F2, whole genome shotgun sequence genome contains these proteins:
- the LOC128742748 gene encoding ribosome biogenesis protein WDR12 homolog yields MALKITGKTEGQLQLHLTTKQKQFAVPDVPYSIRANVSNKELNVLINTLLKDSDNPEAGKVEFDFLLNGEFVKIPLGQHLKEREISFEDTVELEYVERYPAPEPQDCLLHDDWVSALEAREGWILTGCYDNTLNLWTAKGKHKLTIPGHIAPVKGVTWISLNEERGVFASASQDQTVMLWEWNVAANSVECVQVCKGHERGVDCIAANQSKTRMATGSWDTMLKVWSTDVREDSEAQPSTSKRQKLDQSNPRTPILTLAGHRECVSGVQWIDDNTIVTSSWDHTIKIWDLALSGVKSEISGQKSFFDLSYSPLNGLIIAASPDKNLRLYDPKSNQGTIVKNTYLGHTQWVQSVCWSTTNEYLFVSGAYDNHVKLWDYRSPKAPIFELIGHEDKVLACDWSNPSIIISGGSDNSVRVFKSKVATQKE; encoded by the exons ATGGCACTGAAAATCACCGGCAAAACTGAGGGACAGCTTCAACTGCATCTCACTACCAAGCAGAAGCA ATTTGCTGTCCCAGATGTCCCGTACTCCATCCGAGCCAACGTAAGCAATAAAGAATTGAATGTACTGATTAATACATTGTTAAAAGATTCCGATAACCCCGAGGCGGGTAAAGTGGAGTTCGATTTTCTGCTGAATGGAGAATTTGTTAAAATTCCTCTCGGACAACATCTGAAGGAAAGAGAAATATCTTTTGAGGACACAGTTGAGCTGGAATATGTTGAGCGGTACCCAGCACCGGAACCGCAGGACTGTTTGCTGCACGACGATTGGGTTTCGGCACTTGAAGCTCGTGAGGGATGGATTCTGACGGGATGTTATGATAACACCTTGAATCTGTGGACCGCTAAGGGAAAGCACAAACTTACCATTCCGGGACATATCGCACCGGTCAAGGGTGTGACATGGATTTCGTTGAATGAGGAACGGGGTGTGTTTGCAAGCGCATCACAAGATCAAACGGTCATGCTGTGGGAGTGGAACGTGGCTGCCAATTCGGTGGAGTGTGTCCAGGTGTGCAAGGGACACGAACGCGGAGTGGACTGCATTGCAGCCAATCAAAGTAAGACCCGAATGGCAACGGGAAGTTGGGATACGATGTTGAAGGTATGGTCCACGGATGTACGAGAGGACAGTGAGGCGCAGCCTTCGACCAGCAAACGTCAAAAGTTGGATCAAAGTAACCCGCGAACACCGATACTTACACTGGCCGGGCATCGAGAGTGCGTCTCCGGCGTTCAGTGGATTGACGATAATACAATCGTGACCTCTTCGTGGGATCATACGATAAAAATATGGGATCTTGCTTTGAGCGGTGTGAAGTCGGAAATTTCAGGTCAGAAATCGTTCTTCGATTTGAGCTACTCACCGTTGAATGGGTTGATTATTGCTGCTTCACCGGATAAAAATTTGCGATTGTACGACCCTAAATCGAACC AGGGTACTATAGTTAAAAATACGTATCTTGGACACACTCAGTGGGTTCAATCCGTTTGTTGGAGTACCACCAACGAATATTTGTTCGTATCTGGTGCCTATGATAATCACGTTAAATTGTGGGACTATCGCAGCCCAAAGGCACCGATTTTTGAGCTGATTGGTCACGAAGACAAGGTGCTGGCCTGTGACTGGTCCAATCCAAGTATCATCATCTCCGGTGGGTCAGACAACTCGGTACGAGTTTTTAAATCAAAAGTTGCAACACAAAAGGAATAA
- the LOC128743882 gene encoding uncharacterized protein LOC128743882: MDDNLDCVCRFCLRHRRQMWPLGALHQQHPSFLEKVYQCTQINIIDVDELRSFVCLSCYRNIERFCAFRKMLQGNQSDFLERFRLEQQEGQEESYDGKDDHQQLQVSYHFLSDVDDSEYDSDVPMLERCWGGSAQILDDQHEPTDFGFDDDWLERNLFREPSLPTESDDDSASETIKCETCLMRFPRRIGGTGKETIDEHYCVLP; the protein is encoded by the exons ATGGATGACAATCTGGACTGTGTTTGTCGGTTCTGTTTGCGTCATCGCCGGCAAATGTGGCCACTGGGAGCATTGCACCAGCAGCATCCCTCTTTTCTGGAGAAAGTCTACCAGTGCACTCAGATCAAC ATAATCGACGTGGATGAACTGCGGAGTTTCGTGTGCTTAAGCTGCTATCGCAATATTGAAAGATTTTGCGCCTTTCGAAAGATGCTGCAAGGCAATCAGAGCGATTTCCTGGAACGATTTCGTTTGGAACAGCAGGAAGGGCAAGAAGAATCATACGACGGAAAGGATGACCACCAACAGCTGCAGGTTTCCTATCATTTTCTAAGCGACGTAGATGACTCGGAGTACGATTCCGATGTGCCAATGTTGGAGCGTTGCTGGGGAGGTTCGGCCCAAATACTGGACGACCAGCACGAACCGACCGATTTCGGTTTCGATGACGATTGGTTGGAAAGGAATCTGTTTCGTGAGCCAAGCTTACCGACCGAAAGTGACGATGATTCTGCCAGTGAGACAATAAAATGTGAAACGTGCCTTATGAGATTTCCGCGTCGAATCGGTGGAACCGGCAAAGAAACAATCGACGAACACTATTGCGTTCTGCCTTAG
- the LOC128743700 gene encoding uncharacterized protein LOC128743700, giving the protein MKCAASFCKSKVHRASNGIGFFRFPKDIVTRQKWIDFCRLLPNRQVTANSRLCSLHFNYERDLYVASRGGKLLTIPGAVPTFGNVQNLNAKYEGNERAMVCQRVEENESEGSINYTSMNDDHSYYVERNQRPQLGLDESSVCQLESKLFKKMSEYDAIHICDHQYARPAYSFDDVDDGPKPLAETEPIIKFKTVLLIDPLQDFSENVKCEIKCEPGS; this is encoded by the exons ATGAAATGTGCTGCATCGTTTTGCAAAAGTAAAGTGCACAGAGCATCCAACGGTATAGGTTTTTTCCGCTTTCCCAAGGACATCGTCACGAGACAAAAGTGGATTGATTTCTGTCGGCTGCTGCCGAATCGACAAGTGACAGCCAATTCGCGTCTTTGTAGC CTCCATTTCAACTACGAACGTGACCTGTACGTAGCCAGCAGGGGAGGTAAACTTTTAACCATACCGGGAGCGGTTCCGACATTTGGAAATGTACAAAATTTGAATGCAAAATATGAGGGAAATGAACGAGCAATGGTTTGTCAGCGTGTTGAAGAGAATGAAAGCGAAGGTTCTATAAATTATACCAGCATGAATGATGACCATTCATATTATGTTGAACGAAACCAGCGACCACAGCTCGGACTCGACGAAAGTTCCGTTTGTCAACTGGAGTCGAAATTGTTCAAAAAAATGAGTGAATATGATGCTATCCACATTTGTGATCACCAGTATGCTCGACCAGCATATTCTTTCGACGACGTGGATGACGGGCCAAAGCCATTGGCCGAAACTGAGCCGATCATAAAGTTCAAAACTGTTCT gtTGATCGATCCACTGCAAGATTTTAGCGAAAACGTTAAGTGCGAAATTAAATGCGAGCCCGGAAGTTAA